In a genomic window of bacterium:
- a CDS encoding YihY/virulence factor BrkB family protein — protein sequence MKTVLAVFAEAYKKFNDDRCPLLASALVNAAIFSLFPLLLGILSLSLFILGSSNTIIDRILPILKQAVPIGLEDILRNIRAIKQTSIIVAVVGLLGFLWGSASIFGAIESSLNVIWKAPKDRSFFKKSLIIIGWAFLSWVLLIASFGIAIWTNALGLKGFMRFFPFVSSIVSIAIFCLIYWYFPNLKVRWREALAGAVFTGIFWELAKDLFSLYVTRVVDYSKIFGSLTAIIILLLWLYYSAYIFLFGAELGYAYASLASETKAAGENIGS from the coding sequence ATGAAAACCGTGTTGGCGGTTTTTGCTGAGGCTTATAAAAAATTCAACGATGACCGCTGTCCCTTGCTGGCATCGGCCCTGGTCAACGCGGCGATCTTCAGTCTTTTCCCGTTGTTGCTTGGCATCCTTTCGCTCTCGCTTTTTATTCTCGGTTCATCAAATACGATCATCGACCGGATCCTGCCCATCCTTAAACAAGCGGTGCCAATTGGGCTGGAAGATATCCTCAGAAATATCCGCGCGATCAAACAGACATCGATAATCGTGGCGGTCGTCGGGTTACTCGGGTTCTTATGGGGATCGGCCAGTATCTTTGGCGCGATCGAATCGAGCCTCAACGTGATATGGAAGGCGCCGAAAGACCGTTCTTTTTTCAAGAAGAGCCTGATCATCATTGGATGGGCTTTTCTGTCGTGGGTCCTTTTGATCGCATCCTTCGGCATAGCCATCTGGACCAATGCCCTGGGATTGAAGGGGTTCATGCGGTTCTTCCCCTTTGTCAGCAGCATAGTAAGTATCGCTATATTCTGCCTTATCTACTGGTATTTTCCGAACCTGAAGGTGCGGTGGCGGGAGGCATTGGCCGGCGCGGTGTTCACCGGGATATTCTGGGAACTGGCCAAGGATCTTTTTTCCCTGTACGTCACCAGGGTCGTGGACTATTCGAAGATCTTTGGTTCTTTGACCGCAATAATAATTCTATTGCTTTGGCTTTACTATTCAGCTTATATTTTTCTGTTCGGCGCCGAACTCGGTTACGCATATGCATCCCTTGCCTCCGAAACAAAGGCGGCAGGGGAAAATATCGGATCTTAA
- a CDS encoding tetratricopeptide repeat protein, with translation MKKTHKHSFEEMLELGEFYIISQKYEEAIKIFRKAEKVRNLEPKLYYDLGVAYEALNERDKAITSFRQALSLDAKYKAAQEHLAKLVGQ, from the coding sequence ATGAAAAAAACCCATAAGCACAGTTTCGAAGAAATGCTTGAGCTCGGTGAATTCTATATTATCAGCCAGAAATACGAAGAAGCGATAAAGATCTTCCGGAAAGCTGAAAAGGTGCGTAACCTTGAGCCGAAACTGTACTATGACCTCGGTGTCGCTTACGAGGCGCTGAACGAACGGGACAAGGCGATCACATCATTCCGCCAGGCGCTTTCCCTGGATGCCAAATACAAGGCAGCCCAGGAGCACCTGGCAAAACTGGTCGGTCAATAG
- a CDS encoding potassium transporter TrkG produces the protein MRDTSILNPARFVVIGYLGLITIGAVLLLMPFASRSLSLIDAFYTTTSAVCVTGLIVKDTALDFTIYGKLIILCLIQIGGIGYMTISTAFFYFLSGKISLRDRLLFKESANLLTYDSMGRLAWRIFRITVIAELVGAVLLYISFVQKFPPVQAAGHALFHSISAFCNAGFSTFSNNLVECSDILAAPIVIALLIIVGGIGFIVISDLYLVLIKKARRGLALHTKIVLRTTLLLIAAGTCFILLYEGPRSLSHYTFWEKLVHSFFQSVTPRTAGYNTVSIGLFSPITLVMIIVLMYIGASPGGTGGGVKTSTFVLLLMWIKGLFLGRYDDDVMIMKKRIPKEQAWRAASVAISAAILIFIAFVIIVLLEKSTLLGIVFEIVSAFGTVGLSVGSPLNPLCSLSFDFTWISKLMIILVMVAGKVGTITLSNALIKPRVMEFQYPKEPIIVG, from the coding sequence ATGAGAGATACATCGATCCTGAACCCCGCGCGTTTCGTGGTGATCGGCTACCTGGGCCTGATCACGATCGGAGCCGTTCTGCTGCTCATGCCCTTTGCCTCTCGCAGCTTGTCGCTGATCGATGCGTTTTATACGACCACTTCAGCGGTATGCGTTACCGGGTTGATCGTCAAAGATACCGCCCTTGATTTCACGATCTACGGCAAACTGATCATCCTCTGTTTGATCCAGATCGGCGGGATCGGGTACATGACCATTTCTACGGCTTTTTTCTACTTTTTGAGCGGCAAGATATCGCTGCGCGACCGGCTGCTGTTCAAAGAATCGGCGAATCTGCTGACTTACGACAGTATGGGCAGGCTGGCATGGCGGATATTCAGGATCACCGTGATCGCCGAGTTGGTGGGCGCCGTCTTGCTTTATATATCCTTTGTCCAGAAATTCCCGCCGGTACAGGCCGCCGGTCATGCCCTGTTCCATTCGATCTCCGCATTCTGCAATGCCGGGTTTTCAACGTTCTCCAATAACCTCGTGGAGTGTTCGGATATCCTGGCCGCACCCATCGTGATCGCGCTGCTGATAATCGTCGGCGGGATCGGTTTTATCGTCATCTCGGACCTTTACCTCGTGCTGATAAAAAAGGCAAGAAGGGGATTGGCCCTCCACACGAAGATCGTGCTGCGCACTACGTTACTGCTGATCGCGGCCGGTACGTGTTTCATCCTGTTGTATGAAGGGCCGCGCAGTTTGTCCCATTACACGTTCTGGGAAAAGCTGGTTCATTCGTTCTTCCAGTCGGTGACGCCAAGGACAGCTGGCTATAACACGGTCTCGATCGGACTTTTTTCACCGATCACCCTGGTAATGATAATCGTCTTGATGTACATCGGCGCCTCACCGGGCGGAACCGGCGGCGGCGTTAAGACCTCGACATTCGTACTGCTGCTGATGTGGATCAAAGGGCTGTTTTTAGGCCGGTATGATGACGATGTCATGATCATGAAAAAAAGGATACCAAAGGAACAGGCGTGGCGGGCAGCATCGGTCGCAATATCAGCGGCTATTCTTATTTTTATTGCCTTTGTAATCATTGTTTTGCTTGAAAAATCGACACTTTTAGGAATTGTCTTTGAGATCGTTTCCGCTTTCGGCACTGTCGGTTTATCAGTAGGTTCACCATTGAACCCGCTATGCAGTCTGTCCTTTGATTTTACATGGATCAGCAAACTAATGATCATATTGGTCATGGTGGCAGGCAAAGTAGGCACAATTACCCTGAGCAACGCGCTTATAAAACCAAGGGTCATGGAATTTCAATATCCCAAGGAACCTATCATAGTCGGATAA
- the uvrA gene encoding excinuclease ABC subunit UvrA, producing MADAGDGILVKGARVHNLKNIDVFIPRNKLVVITGISGSGKSSLAFDTLYAEGQRRYVESLSAYARQFLGMMDKPDLDEISGLSPAIAIQQRTASKNPRSTVGTVTEIYDYLRVLFARVGTPYCYNCGRKIESQTVDQIVDAISKHAEGTRVEILAPVVRGRKGEYKELLTKLKRRGYVRCRVDGKIYDIEQVPDLERYKKHDIEIIIDRLVIKDGMRKRLADSVEMGLREGEGILVVVFDSKEEVIFSQKLACVHCGISYPELSPRMFSFNSPYGACETCDGLGAKMEIDPLRVVKDDRLAISAGAIEPYGMPSTWRNAMLQGLSRKYKFSLDTPYRKLPEEIKEIILHGSEVPIDIQYVRKDGSGRGEFKETFEGVIPELMRRYRETTSQMIRQEIEDYMIITPCPTCEGRRLKPESLSVKIGTHNISHVTRFSVKEALAFFKKLDLTSKQRAVAGEIIKEIMRRLQFLNSVGLDYLTLDRKTDSLAGGEEQRVRLATQIGSGLVGVLYILDEPSIGLHQRDNRRLLDTLEHLRDIGNTVLIVEHDAETMHSADYIIDLGPGAGEAGGYVVATGTPAEITKNKRSITGLYLAGVNKIEIPRARRQPQKNSLVIKGAKANNLKAIDVEIPLGIFVCVTGVSGSGKSTLVVDTLYQALACEYYGSKYPVGEHSRINGLQLIDKVVNIDQSPIGRTPRSNPATYTGAFTPIRDLFASLPESKVRGYGVGRFSFNVPGGRCEQCEGGGILWIEMHFLPDVHITCDACQGKRFNRETLDIKYKGKNISEVLNMSVTEALDFFKNIPQIKRKLQLLFDVGLGYIKLGQSATTLSGGEAQRIKLAKELAKIATGKTLYILDEPTTGLHFEDVKLLLGVLNRLVDKGNTVIVIEHNLEVIKCADWIIDLGPEGGDEGGEVVCTGTPEQVARHASSYTGQFLKEIL from the coding sequence ATGGCTGATGCTGGCGATGGCATTTTAGTCAAGGGCGCGCGCGTCCACAACCTTAAAAATATCGACGTTTTCATACCCCGCAACAAGCTGGTGGTAATAACGGGCATTTCCGGTTCGGGTAAGTCATCGCTTGCCTTTGACACACTGTACGCTGAGGGGCAGAGGCGCTACGTGGAATCACTGTCCGCGTACGCCCGGCAGTTCCTGGGCATGATGGATAAACCCGATCTCGACGAGATCTCCGGGCTGTCGCCCGCGATCGCGATCCAACAGAGGACCGCTTCCAAGAACCCCAGGTCGACCGTGGGTACGGTCACCGAGATATATGACTATTTAAGGGTGCTCTTCGCCCGCGTGGGCACGCCCTATTGCTATAATTGCGGAAGAAAGATCGAGTCGCAGACCGTTGACCAGATAGTGGACGCGATATCAAAACATGCCGAAGGCACCAGGGTCGAGATCCTCGCGCCGGTCGTCCGGGGTCGCAAGGGCGAATACAAGGAGCTCCTGACAAAGTTAAAACGCCGCGGTTACGTGCGCTGCCGCGTTGACGGTAAGATATATGACATTGAACAGGTGCCGGATCTCGAGCGTTATAAAAAGCACGACATCGAGATCATCATTGACCGCCTGGTGATCAAGGATGGGATGAGAAAACGGCTGGCAGACTCGGTCGAAATGGGATTGCGAGAAGGCGAAGGGATCCTGGTTGTGGTGTTTGATTCCAAAGAAGAGGTAATATTCAGTCAGAAACTTGCCTGCGTCCATTGCGGGATCAGTTACCCTGAACTATCGCCCAGGATGTTCTCGTTCAACTCTCCCTACGGCGCCTGCGAAACGTGCGACGGTTTGGGTGCGAAGATGGAGATCGATCCCTTGAGAGTGGTCAAGGACGATCGGCTTGCCATCTCGGCCGGAGCGATCGAGCCTTACGGCATGCCGAGCACCTGGCGTAATGCCATGCTGCAGGGCTTAAGCCGGAAATACAAATTCAGTCTTGATACGCCCTATCGGAAACTGCCCGAGGAAATAAAGGAGATAATCCTGCACGGCAGCGAAGTGCCTATCGATATCCAGTATGTCAGGAAAGACGGTTCGGGCCGCGGTGAGTTCAAGGAAACATTTGAGGGCGTGATCCCGGAACTGATGAGGCGCTACCGGGAGACCACTTCGCAGATGATAAGGCAGGAGATCGAAGATTACATGATCATTACGCCCTGCCCGACATGTGAAGGCAGGCGTCTGAAACCGGAAAGCCTTTCAGTGAAGATCGGCACCCATAATATATCACATGTAACCAGGTTTTCCGTCAAAGAAGCGCTTGCTTTTTTTAAAAAATTGGATCTTACATCGAAACAAAGGGCGGTTGCCGGCGAGATCATCAAGGAAATCATGAGGAGGCTTCAGTTCCTCAATTCGGTCGGACTTGATTACCTGACACTCGACCGCAAGACCGATTCCCTTGCCGGCGGCGAGGAGCAGCGGGTCAGACTGGCAACGCAGATCGGGTCGGGTCTGGTCGGCGTTCTATATATTCTCGACGAACCGTCGATCGGCCTGCACCAGCGGGACAACCGGCGGCTGCTGGACACGCTCGAGCACCTGCGCGATATCGGCAATACAGTCCTGATCGTGGAACATGACGCCGAGACCATGCACAGCGCCGACTATATCATCGACCTCGGACCTGGAGCGGGCGAGGCGGGCGGTTACGTCGTCGCCACGGGCACGCCGGCAGAGATCACAAAAAACAAAAGATCGATCACCGGGCTGTATCTTGCCGGGGTGAACAAGATCGAAATACCGCGAGCCCGGCGTCAGCCGCAGAAAAACAGCCTGGTCATTAAGGGGGCGAAGGCTAATAATCTTAAAGCTATCGATGTGGAGATACCTTTGGGTATATTCGTTTGCGTGACCGGCGTTTCGGGCTCGGGTAAATCCACGCTTGTTGTGGACACTCTATACCAGGCGCTGGCGTGCGAATATTACGGCTCGAAATATCCGGTTGGGGAGCATTCAAGGATAAACGGGCTGCAACTAATCGATAAGGTCGTGAATATAGACCAGTCGCCGATCGGCCGGACCCCGCGATCTAATCCTGCGACTTACACCGGCGCCTTCACGCCGATCCGTGATCTTTTCGCGTCCCTGCCCGAATCCAAAGTAAGGGGGTATGGCGTAGGCCGGTTTTCTTTCAATGTTCCCGGAGGCCGTTGCGAGCAGTGCGAAGGCGGCGGTATCCTGTGGATCGAGATGCATTTCCTGCCCGATGTTCATATCACTTGCGATGCCTGCCAGGGCAAACGCTTCAACCGCGAAACCTTGGATATAAAATATAAGGGGAAAAATATCAGCGAAGTCCTGAACATGTCAGTGACCGAGGCCCTGGATTTTTTCAAGAATATTCCCCAAATCAAGAGAAAGCTGCAGTTATTGTTCGATGTCGGGCTTGGTTATATCAAGCTTGGACAGTCGGCGACGACTTTATCCGGCGGTGAAGCTCAGCGTATAAAGCTAGCCAAGGAGCTCGCCAAGATCGCCACGGGAAAGACGCTGTACATCCTGGACGAGCCGACTACGGGCTTGCACTTCGAGGACGTAAAACTCCTCCTGGGTGTCCTGAACCGCCTGGTCGACAAGGGCAATACCGTCATTGTCATCGAGCACAACCTCGAGGTAATCAAGTGCGCGGACTGGATAATCGACCTTGGTCCTGAAGGCGGGGATGAGGGCGGGGAGGTCGTCTGCACCGGCACGCCCGAGCAGGTCGCAAGACACGCAAGTTCCTATACAGGGCAGTTTCTTAAAGAAATCCTATAG
- a CDS encoding TrkA family potassium uptake protein — translation MRQFVVIGLGRFGSSIARVLSEKGFQVLAIDRVEEKVREVQDLVSQSIVMDATDEKGLKELGIKDFDSAIVSMGENIEDSIMITLLLKDLGIKQVIVKAHNELHAKILQKVGADKIVFPEKEMGEKLAESLASPKIFDFIELSTEYGILEIVSPKKLCDKTLGELKLREKYAISVIAIKRKVPYTKPDGTPDFQEEIIIGPGGLDEIQPGDILILLGKYKDLNKIEKL, via the coding sequence ATGAGACAATTTGTCGTTATAGGTCTAGGTCGGTTCGGGTCGAGCATTGCCAGGGTTTTGAGCGAAAAGGGTTTTCAGGTTTTAGCCATTGACCGGGTAGAGGAAAAAGTACGTGAGGTGCAGGACCTGGTCTCCCAGTCCATCGTTATGGACGCGACCGATGAAAAAGGATTGAAGGAACTGGGTATTAAGGACTTCGATTCGGCGATCGTGAGCATGGGGGAAAATATCGAAGACAGCATAATGATCACGCTGCTGCTTAAGGACCTGGGGATAAAACAGGTCATCGTGAAAGCGCATAACGAGTTGCATGCCAAGATCCTTCAGAAGGTCGGCGCCGACAAGATCGTTTTCCCAGAAAAGGAAATGGGTGAAAAGCTGGCCGAAAGTCTCGCCAGCCCAAAAATCTTCGACTTCATTGAGTTGTCGACCGAGTACGGGATCCTGGAAATAGTATCACCCAAAAAGTTGTGTGACAAGACACTGGGAGAACTTAAGCTAAGAGAAAAATACGCGATAAGCGTTATCGCGATCAAGCGCAAGGTTCCGTATACCAAACCTGACGGGACCCCGGATTTCCAGGAAGAGATCATAATCGGTCCAGGCGGGTTGGATGAGATACAGCCCGGAGATATATTGATCCTTCTCGGAAAATACAAGGATCTTAATAAAATAGAAAAGTTATGA
- a CDS encoding ribonuclease HI family protein: MMPSRLVIYVDGSSRGNPGPAGIGVAVFDADDKEPEAPRFEFSRSIGNATNNVAEYEALLYALKWLVETKPVQAVINVDSELVYKQVFGEYRIKVSHIVHLVNRVRNLLSQAKNTSIRLIPREENNYANRLAQKVTKEEVKNAKKKKALDNGA, encoded by the coding sequence ATGATGCCTTCCAGACTTGTTATCTATGTCGACGGGTCTTCGCGGGGCAATCCCGGTCCCGCCGGGATCGGCGTGGCGGTCTTTGACGCCGATGATAAAGAACCGGAGGCTCCGCGGTTCGAATTTTCAAGATCCATCGGTAACGCGACCAACAACGTCGCCGAGTACGAGGCTCTGCTTTATGCCCTGAAATGGCTGGTCGAGACCAAACCGGTCCAGGCGGTGATCAACGTGGATTCAGAGCTGGTCTACAAACAAGTGTTCGGCGAGTACCGGATCAAGGTCAGTCATATCGTTCATCTCGTCAACCGCGTAAGGAATCTGCTCAGCCAGGCAAAGAACACGTCGATCCGGCTTATCCCTCGCGAGGAAAATAATTACGCCAACCGCCTGGCCCAGAAGGTCACCAAGGAAGAGGTTAAAAACGCAAAAAAGAAGAAAGCCCTGGACAACGGAGCATAG
- the nrdR gene encoding transcriptional regulator NrdR, with product MKCPRCGKDSDRVLETRNSQAGSVIRRRRECGKCRFRFTTYETVERMPLVIVKRDGTREPYDRMKLLNGIATACRKRPISVEKLETIVNDIEDSLSDHYQTEIKSSDIGQMVLDRLFKLDEVSYVRFASVYKKFRNIDNFARELSNLKKERKWKKKRQ from the coding sequence ATGAAGTGTCCTCGCTGCGGCAAGGACAGTGACCGCGTATTGGAGACACGCAATTCACAGGCGGGATCAGTTATCAGGAGGCGAAGGGAGTGCGGTAAGTGTCGGTTTCGGTTCACAACGTACGAAACCGTGGAGCGCATGCCTCTGGTTATCGTCAAGCGGGACGGCACGCGAGAACCGTACGACCGCATGAAGCTTTTAAATGGTATTGCCACGGCGTGCCGAAAACGGCCGATATCCGTGGAAAAACTCGAGACGATCGTTAATGATATTGAAGACAGCCTGTCTGACCATTACCAGACCGAGATCAAGTCCTCGGACATTGGGCAAATGGTGCTGGACAGGCTTTTCAAGCTCGATGAAGTGAGCTATGTCCGTTTTGCCTCGGTTTATAAGAAATTCAGGAATATCGATAATTTTGCACGTGAATTGTCGAACTTAAAGAAGGAGCGAAAATGGAAGAAAAAACGACAGTAA
- a CDS encoding C4-type zinc ribbon domain-containing protein — protein MDETLEILVKIQSLTEEIRETTAEFDGIPLKIAKLEKEIEKANASFADKKNRIQEIKKTYKMKEGDIAENEEKAKKLNQQVFSVKTNEEYRAILSEIEFLKQNNKKTEDEMMKLLEEEDQLKREIDKYERETKEYVGKRNNEIEALKKKSLELEEKKKIASYAYEDDLKKLPVDVRKVYERIAKARGNAICLVTDNTCTGCYANLTHQFLNDLKKRDRIILCESCGRILIHRRK, from the coding sequence ATGGACGAGACTCTCGAGATCCTGGTAAAGATCCAAAGTCTGACCGAGGAGATCAGAGAGACCACTGCTGAATTCGACGGCATACCCTTAAAGATCGCCAAGCTGGAAAAAGAGATAGAAAAAGCCAACGCGTCGTTTGCGGATAAGAAGAACCGCATTCAGGAGATCAAGAAGACATACAAGATGAAGGAAGGGGATATTGCCGAGAACGAGGAAAAGGCGAAAAAGCTCAACCAGCAAGTGTTCTCGGTCAAGACCAACGAAGAGTACCGGGCGATCCTGAGCGAGATCGAATTTTTAAAGCAAAACAACAAAAAAACCGAAGATGAAATGATGAAGCTGCTGGAGGAAGAAGATCAGTTGAAAAGAGAGATCGACAAGTACGAGCGCGAGACAAAGGAATATGTCGGCAAGAGAAACAACGAGATCGAGGCACTGAAAAAAAAGAGCCTGGAGCTCGAGGAAAAGAAAAAGATCGCTTCCTATGCATACGAGGATGATCTTAAGAAGCTGCCTGTGGACGTAAGAAAGGTCTATGAGCGCATTGCCAAGGCCCGGGGGAACGCGATCTGCCTTGTGACCGACAATACCTGCACCGGATGCTACGCGAACCTGACGCACCAATTCTTAAATGATTTGAAAAAGCGTGACCGGATCATATTATGCGAAAGCTGCGGCCGCATCCTTATCCATCGTCGAAAATAA
- a CDS encoding amidohydrolase, whose protein sequence is MSAHKPGNAIRSIINGTVVDPGRNTARKAMININNGCIERIDLDNKEPLKKDIVHDARGCFIIPAFSDSHTHLLAHGIELQRVDLSTCASAHKCLERLRERISSTGAEVFGVNWDESAWATGSTIDMTRHDLDRLSRSVPIIMRRICGHFAICNSRALGMIPPHWRIIDRKHGYLYEDAALYLNDIFKPSPEMFEKGLELATDDALSRGVTSIHEIVRPEGFKTLQLLRSKLRIRIAVYLQEQLDEVVRVGLSSGLGDDMLKFAGVKYYLDGSIGARTAALSKPFEGTRNLGKLLITKQQLIEMLRKAEKNNLQILLHSIGDRAARLITDAFRSYGLRNNTLRHRVEHLEYIDRRTMAAIADLNLVLSMQPNFVARWQKPGGMYEQRMGSRYQYMNAFATLAKAGFKLMFGSDSMPLDPLFGLTGAVDHPFECGRLSPARALYYYTTAGPYGTFDETKKGALAPGYFADLVLLDKNPLEKQNIGHMKVRTVFLAGKIVYSGDKVKGQRQ, encoded by the coding sequence TTGTCAGCACACAAGCCTGGCAATGCGATACGTTCAATAATAAACGGCACAGTCGTGGATCCCGGCAGAAATACTGCCCGGAAAGCCATGATAAACATCAACAATGGTTGCATTGAACGCATTGACCTTGATAACAAAGAACCATTAAAAAAAGACATTGTCCATGATGCCCGTGGTTGTTTTATAATCCCGGCATTCAGCGACAGCCACACGCACCTGCTCGCCCATGGGATAGAACTCCAGCGGGTAGACCTCAGCACCTGCGCTTCGGCTCACAAGTGCCTGGAACGGTTGAGGGAACGGATCAGCAGCACAGGCGCAGAGGTTTTTGGCGTCAACTGGGATGAGAGCGCCTGGGCGACCGGATCGACCATTGATATGACCAGGCATGATCTGGACCGGCTGTCGCGGTCAGTGCCGATCATCATGCGCAGGATATGCGGTCATTTTGCCATATGCAATTCCCGGGCGCTTGGGATGATCCCTCCGCACTGGAGGATTATTGACCGCAAGCACGGCTATCTTTATGAGGATGCGGCGCTTTACCTGAACGATATCTTCAAACCCAGCCCGGAGATGTTCGAGAAAGGGCTGGAACTGGCAACCGATGATGCCCTGTCGCGCGGCGTTACCTCAATCCATGAGATCGTCAGACCTGAGGGCTTCAAGACCCTGCAGCTTTTACGGTCCAAACTAAGGATCAGGATAGCGGTCTATCTTCAGGAACAGCTGGACGAAGTAGTCAGGGTTGGATTGTCATCGGGGCTGGGTGATGATATGCTGAAGTTTGCGGGCGTCAAGTACTACCTGGATGGTTCGATTGGCGCGCGGACTGCTGCCTTGAGCAAGCCCTTTGAAGGAACACGCAACCTCGGTAAGCTGTTGATAACAAAGCAGCAGCTTATTGAGATGCTCCGAAAAGCCGAAAAAAACAACCTGCAGATTTTGTTGCACTCCATCGGGGACCGTGCCGCGCGTCTGATCACGGATGCATTTAGATCCTATGGGCTCCGTAATAACACACTAAGGCACCGTGTCGAACACCTTGAATACATAGACCGGCGTACAATGGCCGCGATTGCGGATCTAAACCTGGTTCTGTCCATGCAACCCAACTTCGTGGCGCGGTGGCAGAAACCGGGTGGTATGTATGAGCAGCGGATGGGGAGCCGCTACCAGTACATGAACGCTTTTGCCACGCTGGCAAAGGCTGGGTTTAAGCTTATGTTTGGTTCGGATTCTATGCCCCTTGACCCGCTATTCGGACTGACCGGCGCGGTCGATCATCCCTTTGAATGCGGCCGGCTCTCGCCAGCCAGAGCGCTTTACTATTATACAACAGCCGGTCCTTATGGGACATTCGATGAAACAAAAAAAGGCGCTCTCGCCCCGGGATATTTCGCTGACCTGGTCTTGCTTGATAAAAACCCTTTAGAAAAACAAAACATCGGCCACATGAAAGTGCGGACGGTCTTCCTGGCAGGGAAGATCGTTTATTCCGGGGATAAGGTAAAGGGGCAGAGACAATGA